Within Desulfobacter sp., the genomic segment GGATACCCAGGTCAAGCAGATAACCGAGCTTGTCCTGGCCCAGCTGAGCAAGATGTAACCTAAGAATTTTAGCAACAAGAATAAACGCCAATTAAACACGCGGCCCATGCCGGGCCGCCAACAAAACAAAGGAATAATAAAATGACTACACTGAACGCACTCGGAATGATCGAAACCAAAGGATTTGTGGGCGCTGTTGAAGCAGCCGATGCCATGGTTAAAGCCGCCAACGTCACCCTCATCGGTAAAACCCAGGTGGGCTCCGGCCTTGTGACCGTATCCGTACGCGGCGACGTGGGCGCTGTAAAGGCCGCCACCGACGCCGGCGCCGCTGCGGCAGAACGGGTTGGGGAACTGGTTTCCGTCCATGTCATTCCCCGCCCCCACGGCGATGTTGAAATGATTCTGCCCAAGCTTGAAGGCTAGGCATAGATGAAGGTCATCACCGAGGCCACCCTCAGATCCCTGTTCCGGAAGGCGCCCTTTGACACCTTCCAGGTTGAAAAAGGGCAGATCCTGACGCCGTCGGCGGCCGGCTTCCTGGCTGAACGCAAGATTCAGATCCTGGAAGCCGGTGCCGACCCGGCGCCGGCTTCCAAGCCCCAGACACCAGACGGAAACGAGGCCCCTCCTGCCGAAGAGGCCAAACCGGCGGAGAAACGCTATCCCTATGTTTCCGCATTGGACGGGAGCCGGTACGAGGCCAAGCCCGAGCACATGACCCACCTGGCCGGAAACCGGCTGATCCCCAAAGACCATCCCCGGATCGTTTTCCGGGGAAAGCTGGACAGCCTCCAGTCGGCCATCCTCCTGGTCCAGGCCCACGCCATTGAAAAGGGCCTGCCGGGATTGTCAGCGGACCTGGGCCAGATTCTGGACTGGACAAGGGAAATCATGAAGGCCGATGTCCTGGACACGGACCTTGAAATGGAATGCACCCTGGGACTGAGCACCGACGAGTTACGGCAGCACTCCCATTATCCCAAAAAACACTACGGCGTCGGCCACATCATGCCCGCCGTTGACATGGGATACACCCTGCTGGCCCTCAACGATCTGAGAAGCCGGGTCAGGGAAGTTGAAACCTGTGCAGTGAATGCCTTCAGGTGCGAATTCAAAACCCGCCGCCAGGACCTGCTCCAGGCCCTGAACCGGATGAGTTCCGCCGTTTATATACTCATGGTCCGGGAACAGGCCGGGGTTTATTCCCCCGGCCAGCCCGGGGTGACGGATAAGCAATATGG encodes:
- a CDS encoding BMC domain-containing protein encodes the protein MTTLNALGMIETKGFVGAVEAADAMVKAANVTLIGKTQVGSGLVTVSVRGDVGAVKAATDAGAAAAERVGELVSVHVIPRPHGDVEMILPKLEG
- a CDS encoding ATP-binding protein, which translates into the protein MKVITEATLRSLFRKAPFDTFQVEKGQILTPSAAGFLAERKIQILEAGADPAPASKPQTPDGNEAPPAEEAKPAEKRYPYVSALDGSRYEAKPEHMTHLAGNRLIPKDHPRIVFRGKLDSLQSAILLVQAHAIEKGLPGLSADLGQILDWTREIMKADVLDTDLEMECTLGLSTDELRQHSHYPKKHYGVGHIMPAVDMGYTLLALNDLRSRVREVETCAVNAFRCEFKTRRQDLLQALNRMSSAVYILMVREQAGVYSPGQPGVTDKQYG